The Streptomyces luteogriseus genome includes a window with the following:
- a CDS encoding AAA family ATPase, whose translation MTVRRDFQEPPRSRPDLVIGREDLFTAAREQLGRGGSVLLHGPAGIGKSTVLRALAADYGGADRTVLRCSATESESHLPFLALADLFGLVLDDVSGALPGAQRTALESALTGRGESTLQRDGLALRLAVLSALRVLAAKGPVLVVADDLQWLDAASAELLGFAARRLGDTPVQMLCAVRTEGQEYDRHLPASPPDTLAVRLGPLNRTQVSALLDHRGYTPLSRSTVRDIHRTSGGNPLFALELGRALAESPARPRPGEPLPVPTSLRALVLSRLEMLSDEARRTLLVASAGARPTLALLHAAGREHAEAETAQAAALGLLALATDPEAPALRFAHPLISAALYAEAPVQERRAVHAALSTAASDPIERARHLALATTGTDPDVAARLAEAGALARDRGAPSVAASLGLLAARHTPVDSTPGPDERRLQAAEDAITAGEADLARDIARDVLTRATVPTERVRAWMVVIEAAGQALGDVDAVFPQVLADAGDDPRLLAQVHYQLAWRGLVVEGDFAEARQEAAHAAELAARGGDRRSELMALAFQASTETLMGHPDAPVTVKRALKEPQDPDVACHHNGAGSARFRWLIMSDQLPEARATITALLREVRRRGMVESEVHFLRFLADTELRSGHCGRALDLARESLRLARDSGIGEGASAMLASLAEASAGDVDRALALAREAADHAEVDGDQMYLSRALAALGYAQLVAGDPAATVRSLRRVRELEQGLGINDPGRGRWHGDLAEALVRIGEPGEAQDVIDTTRAHALRLGRQSVLAVLDRAEALVRAARGEHEAAVVRLTSVQDRLGRLGYGLEEARAAFALARLRAQAAASPRAGARPLPGPASYDEAARLFRRCRALPWLRQVDAAATAGPAAVEPAAAAPAAALDALEGLAAMERQVASLVMEGATNREIAARLFISVKTVEATLTRVYRKLGIRSRVDIVRLAAGRRTT comes from the coding sequence GTGACCGTGCGACGGGACTTCCAGGAGCCTCCCAGGAGCCGCCCCGACCTGGTCATCGGCCGGGAGGACCTGTTCACGGCGGCACGTGAGCAGCTCGGCCGAGGGGGCAGTGTGCTGCTCCACGGCCCCGCCGGAATTGGAAAGTCGACGGTCCTGCGGGCGCTGGCCGCGGATTACGGCGGTGCCGACCGGACGGTGTTGCGCTGCTCGGCGACCGAGTCCGAATCGCACCTGCCCTTCCTGGCGCTGGCCGACCTGTTCGGTCTGGTCCTCGACGACGTGTCCGGTGCGCTGCCCGGCGCCCAGCGCACCGCCCTGGAGTCGGCGCTCACCGGCCGCGGCGAGTCCACGCTCCAGCGGGACGGGCTCGCGCTGCGCCTGGCGGTGCTGTCGGCGCTGCGCGTCCTCGCCGCGAAGGGCCCGGTGCTGGTGGTCGCCGACGACCTCCAGTGGCTGGATGCCGCCAGTGCGGAGCTGCTCGGCTTCGCGGCCCGCCGGCTGGGCGACACGCCCGTGCAGATGCTGTGCGCGGTGCGGACCGAGGGCCAGGAGTACGACCGCCACCTGCCGGCCTCCCCGCCCGACACGCTCGCCGTGCGGCTGGGCCCGCTGAACCGTACGCAGGTCTCGGCGCTGCTCGACCACCGCGGCTACACGCCTCTGTCCCGCTCGACGGTCCGCGACATCCACCGCACCAGCGGCGGCAACCCGCTCTTCGCGCTGGAGCTCGGCCGGGCCCTGGCCGAGAGCCCGGCCCGGCCCCGGCCGGGCGAGCCGCTGCCCGTGCCCACCTCGCTGCGGGCCCTGGTGCTGAGCCGGCTGGAGATGCTGTCCGACGAGGCGCGCCGCACCCTCCTGGTGGCCAGCGCCGGTGCCCGTCCCACGCTGGCGCTGCTGCACGCGGCCGGGCGGGAGCACGCCGAGGCCGAGACGGCCCAGGCGGCGGCGCTGGGCCTGTTGGCCTTGGCCACGGACCCCGAGGCACCGGCCCTGCGGTTCGCGCACCCGCTGATCTCGGCGGCCCTCTATGCCGAGGCCCCGGTCCAGGAGCGGCGGGCCGTGCACGCCGCGCTGTCCACGGCGGCCTCCGACCCGATCGAGCGGGCCCGGCACCTGGCCCTGGCGACCACCGGCACCGACCCGGACGTGGCCGCCCGGCTCGCCGAGGCCGGTGCGCTGGCCCGGGACCGCGGGGCTCCCTCCGTGGCCGCCTCGCTCGGGCTACTCGCCGCCCGGCACACCCCGGTGGACAGCACCCCGGGCCCCGACGAGCGGCGTCTGCAGGCCGCGGAGGACGCGATCACCGCCGGCGAGGCCGATCTGGCCCGGGACATCGCGCGTGACGTACTGACGCGTGCCACCGTGCCCACCGAGCGGGTCCGGGCCTGGATGGTGGTCATCGAGGCAGCCGGCCAGGCCCTCGGCGACGTCGACGCCGTCTTCCCGCAGGTCCTGGCCGACGCGGGCGACGACCCGCGCCTGCTCGCCCAGGTCCACTACCAGCTGGCCTGGCGCGGCCTGGTCGTCGAGGGCGACTTCGCCGAGGCCCGTCAGGAGGCCGCGCACGCGGCGGAGCTGGCCGCCCGGGGCGGGGACCGGCGCTCCGAACTGATGGCCCTGGCCTTCCAGGCCTCCACCGAGACCCTGATGGGCCATCCGGACGCCCCCGTGACCGTCAAGCGGGCGCTGAAGGAACCCCAGGACCCCGATGTCGCCTGCCACCACAACGGCGCCGGGTCGGCCCGGTTCCGCTGGCTGATCATGAGCGACCAGCTGCCCGAGGCGCGGGCGACGATCACCGCGCTGCTGCGCGAGGTGCGCCGGCGCGGCATGGTCGAGAGCGAGGTGCACTTCCTGCGCTTCCTCGCCGACACGGAACTGCGCTCGGGGCACTGCGGCCGGGCCCTGGACCTGGCCCGCGAGAGCCTGCGGCTGGCCCGGGACTCCGGGATCGGCGAGGGCGCCTCGGCCATGCTCGCCTCCCTCGCGGAGGCCTCGGCCGGGGACGTCGACCGGGCCCTGGCCCTGGCCCGGGAGGCGGCCGACCACGCCGAGGTCGACGGTGACCAGATGTACCTCTCCCGGGCCCTCGCGGCACTGGGCTACGCCCAGTTGGTGGCCGGCGACCCGGCCGCCACCGTCCGTTCGCTGCGCCGGGTGCGGGAGCTGGAGCAGGGGCTCGGCATCAACGACCCCGGACGCGGTCGCTGGCACGGCGACCTCGCCGAGGCCCTCGTCCGCATCGGCGAACCGGGTGAGGCGCAGGACGTCATCGACACGACCCGGGCGCACGCGCTGCGGCTGGGCCGGCAGAGCGTCCTGGCCGTCCTCGACCGGGCCGAGGCGCTGGTGCGGGCGGCACGCGGTGAACACGAGGCCGCCGTCGTCCGGTTGACGTCCGTGCAGGACCGGCTCGGCCGGCTCGGGTACGGCCTGGAGGAGGCCCGGGCCGCCTTCGCGCTGGCCCGGCTGCGCGCCCAGGCCGCCGCCTCCCCGCGGGCCGGTGCCAGACCCCTGCCGGGACCGGCGTCGTACGACGAGGCCGCCCGGCTGTTCCGGCGCTGCCGCGCGCTGCCCTGGCTGCGGCAGGTCGACGCGGCCGCCACGGCGGGTCCCGCGGCGGTGGAACCGGCCGCCGCCGCGCCGGCCGCCGCCCTCGACGCGCTGGAGGGCCTCGCCGCGATGGAGCGTCAGGTGGCCTCGCTGGTGATGGAGGGCGCGACCAACCGGGAGATCGCGGCGCGCCTGTTCATCAGCGTCAAGACCGTCGAGGCGACCCTCACCCGGGTCTACCGCAAGCTCGGCATCCGCTCCCGGGTGGACATCGTCCGGCTGGCCGCGGGCCGCCGAACAACCTGA
- the gcl gene encoding glyoxylate carboligase: protein MARMTAARAAVEILKREGVADAFGVPGAAINPFYAALKASGGIAHTLARHVEGASHMAEGYTRTHPGNIGVCIGTSGPAGTDMITGLYSAIGDSIPILCITGQAPTAVIHKEDFQAVDIASIAKPVTKMAVTVLEAAQVPGVFQQAFHLMRSGRPGPVLIDLPIDVQLTEIEFDPETYEPLPVYKPAASRAQIEKAIGMLNASERPLIVAGGGIINADAAELLVEFAELTGTPVVPTLMGWGLLPDHHELNAGMVGLQTSHRYGNATFLESDFVLGIGNRWANRHTGKLDVYTAGRTFVHVDIEPTQIGRIFAPDYGIASDARSALELFVEIARELKTAGRLPNRSEWAAAAQERKATLQRRTHFDDIPIKPQRVYEEMNKAFGPETRYVSTIGLSQIAGAQMLHVYRPRHWINCGQAGPLGWTIPAALGVAKADPEASVVALSGDYDFQFMLEELAVGAQHRIPYVHVLVNNSYLGLIRQAQRAFEIDFQVNLEFENLNSPELGVYGVDHVKVAEGLGCKAIRVTDPAGLGDAFEQAKKLAAEHRVPVVVEAILERVTNISMSTTNDIGNVVEFEEIATEPGHAPTSIKPLKV, encoded by the coding sequence ATGGCTCGAATGACCGCTGCCCGCGCGGCAGTTGAGATCCTCAAGCGTGAGGGCGTCGCCGACGCGTTCGGTGTCCCCGGCGCGGCGATCAACCCGTTCTACGCGGCGCTCAAGGCCTCCGGCGGTATCGCCCACACCCTCGCCCGGCACGTCGAGGGCGCCTCGCACATGGCCGAGGGCTACACCCGCACCCACCCGGGCAACATCGGGGTCTGCATCGGCACCTCGGGCCCGGCCGGCACCGACATGATCACGGGCCTGTACTCCGCGATCGGTGACTCCATCCCGATCCTGTGCATCACGGGCCAGGCCCCGACCGCCGTGATCCACAAGGAGGACTTCCAGGCCGTCGACATCGCCTCCATCGCCAAGCCGGTCACGAAAATGGCCGTCACGGTGCTGGAGGCCGCGCAGGTCCCGGGCGTCTTCCAGCAGGCCTTCCACCTGATGCGCTCCGGCCGCCCCGGCCCGGTCCTCATCGACCTGCCGATCGACGTGCAGCTGACGGAGATCGAGTTCGACCCGGAGACCTACGAACCCCTCCCGGTCTACAAGCCCGCCGCGTCGCGCGCCCAGATCGAGAAGGCCATCGGGATGCTGAACGCGTCCGAGCGGCCGCTGATCGTCGCGGGCGGCGGCATCATCAACGCCGACGCCGCCGAACTCCTCGTCGAGTTCGCAGAACTGACGGGCACTCCGGTGGTGCCGACCCTGATGGGCTGGGGCCTGCTGCCCGACCACCACGAGCTGAACGCCGGCATGGTGGGCCTGCAGACCTCGCACCGCTACGGCAACGCGACCTTCCTCGAGTCCGACTTCGTCCTCGGCATCGGCAACCGCTGGGCCAACCGCCACACCGGCAAGCTCGACGTCTACACCGCCGGGCGGACGTTCGTCCACGTCGACATCGAGCCCACCCAGATCGGCAGGATCTTCGCCCCGGACTACGGCATCGCCTCCGACGCCAGGTCCGCCCTGGAACTGTTCGTCGAGATCGCCCGCGAGCTGAAGACGGCCGGCAGGCTGCCCAACCGCTCCGAGTGGGCCGCGGCCGCGCAGGAGCGCAAGGCGACCCTCCAGCGCCGTACACACTTCGACGACATCCCTATCAAGCCGCAGCGCGTCTACGAGGAGATGAACAAGGCCTTCGGCCCGGAGACCCGGTACGTCTCCACCATCGGCCTCTCGCAGATCGCCGGCGCCCAGATGCTGCACGTCTACCGGCCCCGGCACTGGATCAACTGCGGCCAGGCCGGCCCGCTCGGCTGGACCATCCCGGCCGCGCTCGGTGTCGCCAAGGCCGACCCGGAGGCCTCCGTCGTCGCGCTCTCCGGCGACTACGACTTCCAGTTCATGCTGGAGGAACTCGCGGTCGGCGCGCAGCACCGGATCCCCTACGTCCACGTCCTGGTGAACAACTCCTACCTGGGCCTGATCCGGCAGGCGCAGCGGGCGTTCGAGATCGACTTCCAGGTCAACCTGGAGTTTGAGAACCTCAACTCCCCGGAGCTCGGCGTCTACGGCGTCGACCACGTCAAGGTCGCCGAGGGCCTCGGCTGCAAGGCGATCCGCGTCACCGACCCCGCCGGGCTGGGAGACGCCTTCGAGCAGGCCAAGAAGCTGGCCGCGGAGCACCGGGTCCCGGTCGTCGTCGAGGCGATCCTGGAGCGCGTCACCAACATCTCCATGTCGACGACCAACGACATCGGCAACGTCGTGGAGTTCGAGGAGATCGCCACGGAGCCGGGCCATGCGCCGACGTCGATCAAACCGCTGAAGGTCTGA
- a CDS encoding helix-turn-helix transcriptional regulator, which translates to MTTDASDAVEIRNALLRLRRGTSLPIAFGGLMEAGQRMRISELSGTATHALRSLAVTSGTGLGGKTVALSRPCVVTDYSASRQISHEYDAPVAAEGLRSVLAVPVVVRHRVRGVLYGALRTSLPLGGRMLDVAVEAARDLERALVVRDEARTLAAEAAAGAGAGPGWEQVREAHTALRALAPRIADPELRAELLGACALLTAEPAGPPLVRLAPREVDVLACVAAGATNAVAAERLGVTPETVKGYLRSAMRKLRARTRGEAVVAARRAGWLP; encoded by the coding sequence GTGACGACGGACGCGTCCGACGCGGTCGAGATACGGAACGCGCTGCTGCGTCTGCGGCGGGGCACCAGCCTCCCGATCGCCTTCGGCGGCCTGATGGAGGCCGGGCAGCGGATGCGCATCAGCGAACTGAGCGGCACGGCGACGCACGCCCTGCGTTCGCTGGCCGTGACCTCCGGCACCGGTCTCGGCGGCAAGACGGTGGCGCTGTCCCGGCCGTGCGTGGTGACGGACTACTCCGCGTCGCGACAGATCAGCCACGAGTACGACGCCCCGGTGGCCGCGGAGGGGCTGCGCTCGGTGCTGGCCGTGCCGGTGGTGGTGCGCCACCGGGTGCGCGGGGTGCTGTACGGGGCGCTGCGCACGTCCCTGCCGCTGGGCGGACGGATGCTGGACGTGGCCGTGGAGGCGGCCCGGGACCTGGAGCGGGCGCTGGTGGTCCGGGACGAGGCCCGCACGCTCGCCGCGGAGGCCGCGGCCGGTGCCGGGGCGGGCCCGGGGTGGGAGCAGGTACGGGAGGCGCACACGGCCCTGCGGGCGCTGGCGCCGCGGATCGCGGACCCGGAGCTGCGCGCGGAGCTGCTCGGCGCGTGTGCGCTGCTGACGGCCGAGCCCGCCGGGCCGCCCCTGGTCCGGCTCGCGCCGCGCGAAGTGGACGTGCTGGCGTGTGTGGCGGCGGGGGCGACGAACGCGGTCGCCGCGGAGCGGCTGGGCGTGACGCCGGAGACCGTCAAGGGGTACCTGCGGTCGGCCATGCGGAAGCTGCGGGCGCGTACCCGTGGCGAGGCCGTGGTCGCCGCGCGCCGGGCGGGGTGGTTGCCGTAG
- a CDS encoding AMP-binding protein, with product MTSATEMFREARDFLLEHRDDYPAAYAGFRWPRPEYFNWALDWFDVIAHGNARTALHLVEEDGRETRLSFGEMSVRSAQFATWLRERGVRAEDRILVMLGNQAELWITALAAMKLRAVVIPATPLLGPADLRDRVERGRVRHVIARPEDTGKFADVPGDYTRIAAAAAGAVPEGWLPLDDAYEASADFTPESPTRADDPLMLYFTSGTTARPKLVEHTHTSYPIGHLSTMYWIGLKPGDVHLNISSPGWAKHAWSNLFAPWNAEATVFLHNYTRFDAARLMTEMDRAGVTTFCAPPTVWRMLIQADLTQLRTPPREVVAAGEPLNPEVIEQVRRAWHLTIRDGFGQTETAVQVANSPGQPLKAGSMGRPSPGYRVELLDPVSGAPGATEGEIALDLSERPVGLMTGYHGDADRTTEAMAGGYYRTGDVASRDDEGYLTYIGRSDDVFKASDYKISPFELESALLEHEAVAEAAVVPAPDDLRLAVPKAYVVLAEGWEPGPDTAKVLFEHSREALAPYKRIRRLEFGELPKTVSGKIRRIELREATAAGSDAEYREEDFR from the coding sequence ATGACATCGGCGACGGAGATGTTCCGCGAGGCGCGGGATTTCCTGCTGGAACACCGCGACGACTACCCGGCCGCCTACGCGGGCTTCCGCTGGCCCCGCCCCGAGTACTTCAACTGGGCGCTCGACTGGTTCGACGTGATCGCCCACGGCAACGCCCGCACCGCCCTGCACCTGGTCGAGGAGGACGGCCGTGAGACCCGGCTGTCCTTCGGGGAGATGTCGGTGCGGTCGGCGCAGTTCGCCACCTGGCTGCGCGAGCGGGGCGTGCGCGCCGAGGACCGGATCCTCGTCATGCTCGGCAACCAGGCGGAGCTGTGGATCACCGCTCTCGCCGCGATGAAACTGCGCGCGGTGGTCATCCCGGCCACCCCGCTGCTCGGCCCGGCCGACCTGCGGGACCGCGTCGAGCGCGGCCGGGTCCGGCACGTCATCGCGCGCCCGGAGGACACCGGCAAGTTCGCCGACGTCCCCGGCGACTACACCCGCATCGCCGCGGCCGCCGCCGGAGCCGTGCCGGAGGGCTGGCTGCCGCTGGACGACGCCTACGAGGCCTCCGCCGACTTCACCCCCGAGAGCCCGACCCGGGCCGACGACCCGCTGATGCTCTACTTCACCTCGGGCACCACCGCCCGGCCCAAGCTCGTCGAGCACACCCACACGTCGTACCCGATCGGCCATCTGTCGACCATGTACTGGATCGGCCTGAAACCCGGCGACGTGCATCTGAACATCTCCTCACCCGGCTGGGCCAAGCACGCCTGGTCCAATCTCTTCGCCCCGTGGAACGCCGAGGCTACGGTCTTCCTGCACAACTACACGCGTTTCGACGCCGCTCGTCTCATGACGGAGATGGACCGGGCGGGCGTCACCACCTTCTGCGCCCCGCCGACCGTGTGGCGCATGCTCATCCAGGCCGACCTGACGCAGCTGCGCACCCCGCCCCGCGAGGTCGTCGCGGCCGGGGAGCCGCTCAACCCAGAGGTCATCGAGCAGGTCCGCCGCGCCTGGCACCTCACCATCCGGGACGGCTTCGGCCAGACCGAGACGGCCGTCCAGGTCGCCAACAGCCCCGGCCAGCCGCTCAAGGCCGGTTCGATGGGCCGGCCGAGCCCCGGCTACCGCGTCGAACTCCTCGACCCCGTCTCCGGCGCGCCGGGCGCCACGGAGGGCGAGATCGCGCTCGACCTGTCGGAGCGCCCCGTCGGCCTGATGACCGGCTACCACGGCGACGCGGACCGCACGACGGAGGCCATGGCCGGCGGCTACTACCGCACGGGCGACGTCGCCTCCAGGGATGACGAGGGGTACCTGACGTACATCGGGCGCAGCGACGACGTCTTCAAGGCCTCCGACTACAAGATCAGCCCGTTCGAGCTGGAGAGCGCCCTGCTGGAGCACGAGGCGGTCGCCGAGGCGGCGGTCGTGCCCGCCCCGGACGACCTGCGGCTCGCCGTCCCCAAGGCGTACGTCGTGCTGGCCGAGGGCTGGGAGCCCGGCCCCGACACCGCCAAGGTCCTGTTCGAGCACTCCCGCGAGGCCCTGGCCCCCTACAAGCGCATCCGCCGTCTGGAGTTCGGCGAGCTGCCCAAGACCGTCTCCGGCAAGATCCGCCGGATCGAGCTGCGTGAGGCCACGGCGGCCGGATCGGACGCCGAGTACCGCGAGGAGGACTTCCGGTGA
- a CDS encoding S1 family peptidase: protein MFGLSIAKKAAAVAAATAAAATTALLAAPTAVAAPQPIVGGTTTTTSAYPFVMQITDASQNQFCGGTLVSPTKVVTAAHCMVGETTSSVRVVGGRTYLNGTNGTVARVGKIWIHPSYTDASNGDDVAVLTLSTSMPYTPAKYVSSSQTSVYAAGTTARILGWGTTSSGGSSSNQLRTATVPTVSDSGCASSYGSDFVQSDMVCAGKTSGGVDTCQGDSGGPLLIGGVLAGITSWGEGCAQAGYPGVYTRLTTFSNLVTTQVNS from the coding sequence ATGTTCGGGCTCAGCATTGCCAAGAAGGCCGCCGCCGTCGCCGCGGCGACCGCCGCAGCCGCCACGACCGCGCTGCTCGCCGCCCCCACGGCCGTCGCCGCGCCCCAGCCGATCGTCGGCGGCACCACGACCACGACGTCCGCGTACCCGTTCGTCATGCAGATCACGGACGCCTCGCAGAACCAGTTCTGCGGCGGCACCCTGGTCTCGCCCACGAAGGTCGTCACCGCCGCGCACTGCATGGTCGGTGAGACCACCAGCAGTGTGCGCGTCGTCGGTGGCCGCACCTACCTCAACGGCACCAACGGCACGGTCGCCAGAGTCGGCAAGATATGGATCCACCCGAGCTACACCGACGCCTCCAACGGCGACGACGTGGCGGTGCTGACGCTGTCGACGTCGATGCCGTACACCCCGGCGAAGTACGTCTCCTCCTCCCAGACCTCGGTGTACGCGGCCGGCACCACGGCCCGCATCCTCGGCTGGGGCACCACCTCCTCGGGCGGCAGCAGCTCCAACCAGCTGCGCACCGCGACCGTACCGACCGTGTCCGACTCCGGTTGCGCGAGCTCCTACGGCTCCGACTTCGTGCAGAGCGACATGGTCTGCGCCGGAAAGACCTCCGGCGGCGTGGACACCTGCCAGGGCGACAGCGGCGGCCCCCTGCTCATCGGGGGCGTCCTGGCAGGCATCACTTCCTGGGGCGAAGGCTGCGCCCAGGCCGGTTACCCGGGTGTCTACACCCGGCTGACCACCTTCTCCAACCTGGTCACGACGCAGGTCAACTCGTGA
- a CDS encoding AMP-binding protein, which yields MNSYSHGTGATALLGDTIGADLDRAVATWPEREALVDVPSGRRWTYAEFGAAVGELASALHASGVAKGDRVGIWAVNCPEWVLVQYATARIGAIMVNINPAYRTHEVEYVLKQAGVSLLFASLSHKTSDYRAMVEQVRGRVPELREVVYFGDPGWEALLGRATADAVYEELSCDDPINIQYTSGTTGFPKGATLSHHNILNNGYFVGESIAYTERDRICIPVPFYHCFGMVMGNLAATSHGACMVIPAPSFDPKATLEAVQQERCTSLYGVPTMFIAELNLPDFASYDLSSLRTGIMAGSPCLVEVMKRVVAEMHMAEVSICYGMTETSPVSLQTRRDDDLEHRTGTVGRVLPHIEVKVVDPATGVTRPRGTAGELCTRGYGVMLGYWNEPEKTAEAVDAGRWMHTGDLAVMREDGYVEIVGRIKDMIIRGGENIYPREIEEFLYGLPKIQDVQVVGVPHERYGEEVLACVIARDPADPPTLEEVRAFCEGRLAHYKVPSRVRILDSFPMTVSGKVRKVELRERFADGQR from the coding sequence GTGAACTCCTACAGCCACGGCACCGGCGCGACGGCGCTGCTCGGCGACACCATCGGGGCCGACCTGGACCGGGCCGTCGCCACATGGCCGGAGCGCGAGGCCCTGGTCGACGTGCCGTCCGGACGGCGCTGGACGTACGCCGAGTTCGGCGCGGCGGTCGGCGAACTCGCCTCCGCCCTGCACGCCTCCGGCGTCGCCAAGGGCGACCGGGTGGGCATCTGGGCCGTCAACTGCCCCGAGTGGGTGCTCGTCCAGTACGCCACCGCCCGCATCGGCGCGATCATGGTGAACATCAATCCGGCGTACCGCACCCACGAGGTGGAGTACGTCCTGAAGCAGGCCGGCGTGTCCCTGCTGTTCGCCTCCCTCAGCCACAAGACGAGCGACTACCGGGCGATGGTCGAGCAAGTACGCGGCCGCGTACCGGAGTTGCGGGAGGTGGTCTACTTCGGCGACCCGGGGTGGGAGGCGCTGCTCGGCCGGGCGACCGCCGACGCCGTGTACGAGGAACTCTCCTGCGACGACCCGATCAACATCCAGTACACGTCGGGCACGACCGGCTTCCCGAAGGGCGCGACCCTCTCCCACCACAACATCCTCAACAACGGCTATTTCGTGGGTGAGTCGATCGCCTACACCGAGCGGGACAGAATCTGCATTCCCGTCCCCTTTTATCATTGTTTCGGCATGGTCATGGGGAATCTGGCCGCCACCTCGCACGGCGCCTGCATGGTCATCCCCGCCCCGTCCTTCGATCCGAAGGCGACCCTGGAAGCGGTCCAGCAGGAGCGCTGCACCTCGCTCTACGGCGTCCCGACCATGTTCATCGCGGAGCTGAACCTCCCCGACTTCGCCTCCTACGACCTCTCCTCCCTGCGCACCGGCATCATGGCGGGCTCGCCCTGCCTGGTGGAGGTGATGAAGCGGGTGGTCGCCGAGATGCACATGGCGGAGGTCTCCATCTGCTACGGCATGACCGAGACGTCCCCGGTGTCCCTCCAGACCCGCAGGGACGACGACCTGGAGCACCGCACCGGCACGGTCGGCCGGGTCCTGCCGCACATCGAGGTCAAGGTCGTCGACCCGGCGACGGGAGTCACCCGACCGCGTGGCACGGCAGGCGAGTTGTGCACCCGCGGCTACGGCGTGATGCTCGGCTACTGGAACGAGCCGGAGAAGACCGCCGAGGCCGTCGACGCAGGCCGCTGGATGCACACGGGCGACCTCGCCGTGATGCGCGAGGACGGCTACGTGGAGATCGTCGGCCGCATCAAGGACATGATCATCCGGGGCGGGGAGAACATCTACCCCCGCGAGATCGAGGAGTTCCTCTACGGACTTCCCAAGATCCAGGACGTCCAGGTGGTCGGCGTCCCGCACGAGCGCTACGGCGAGGAGGTTCTGGCCTGCGTCATCGCCCGCGACCCGGCCGATCCGCCGACGCTGGAGGAGGTCCGGGCCTTCTGCGAGGGGCGGTTGGCGCACTACAAGGTCCCGAGCCGGGTACGGATCCTCGACTCCTTCCCGATGACGGTGTCCGGGAAGGTGCGCAAGGTGGAGCTGCGGGAGAGGTTCGCGGACGGGCAGAGGTAG
- a CDS encoding GNAT family N-acetyltransferase encodes MDTTDPAALTLRRAGPADWTALAGTDPLAASGDEARRASIRRWCEAGLVTLAATARGPVGYAVLEYTFFEQGFLTLLSVAPDARRQGVATRLLTGVEAGCATPKLFTSTNVSNQPMQRLLLKAGWQPAGLVHGLDEGDPELFYLCPSANLSRSSTLRTFPDTVIGKESRIRTRLGTL; translated from the coding sequence ATGGACACCACAGACCCCGCCGCGCTCACGCTGCGCCGAGCCGGGCCGGCCGACTGGACCGCACTGGCCGGGACGGACCCGCTCGCGGCATCCGGGGACGAGGCACGACGAGCGAGTATCCGCCGCTGGTGCGAGGCAGGCCTCGTCACGCTGGCAGCGACCGCCCGCGGCCCCGTGGGCTACGCCGTACTGGAATACACCTTCTTCGAGCAGGGCTTCCTCACCCTGCTGAGCGTCGCACCCGACGCCCGGCGGCAAGGGGTGGCCACCCGGCTCCTCACCGGCGTCGAGGCCGGGTGCGCCACCCCCAAGCTGTTCACCTCGACCAACGTCTCCAACCAGCCCATGCAGCGACTGCTTCTGAAAGCGGGCTGGCAACCGGCGGGCCTGGTGCACGGGCTGGACGAAGGCGATCCCGAACTCTTCTACCTCTGCCCGTCCGCGAACCTCTCCCGCAGCTCCACCTTGCGCACCTTCCCGGACACCGTCATCGGGAAGGAGTCGAGGATCCGTACCCGGCTCGGGACCTTGTAG
- a CDS encoding GNAT family N-acetyltransferase — protein MRIRLATRAELPALQDIERAAGAPFRDLGMPEIADDEPPALDMLERYRRVGHCWVAADEEAQPAAYLLAEAVDGALHIEQVSVHPRAARRGVGRALLAHAADRAREEGLTALTLTTFTEVPWNAPYYARLGFRPLPEADLTPGLREIRATEAGHGLDRWPRVCMRKPL, from the coding sequence ATGCGCATCCGCCTCGCCACCCGAGCCGAACTCCCGGCCCTCCAGGACATCGAACGGGCCGCCGGAGCCCCCTTCCGCGACCTCGGCATGCCGGAGATCGCGGACGACGAACCGCCCGCGCTCGACATGCTGGAGCGCTACCGCCGGGTGGGCCACTGCTGGGTCGCGGCGGACGAGGAGGCCCAGCCGGCCGCCTACCTCCTCGCCGAAGCCGTGGACGGCGCCCTGCACATCGAGCAGGTCTCGGTCCACCCGCGCGCGGCACGCCGGGGCGTGGGCCGCGCCCTCCTGGCCCACGCCGCCGACCGCGCCCGCGAGGAAGGCCTGACGGCCCTGACGCTGACCACCTTCACGGAGGTCCCCTGGAACGCCCCGTACTACGCCCGCCTCGGCTTCCGGCCCCTCCCCGAGGCGGACCTCACGCCCGGCCTGCGCGAGATCCGCGCGACGGAGGCCGGGCACGGCCTGGACCGCTGGCCGCGGGTGTGCATGCGAAAGCCGCTGTGA